From the genome of Brachyhypopomus gauderio isolate BG-103 chromosome 20, BGAUD_0.2, whole genome shotgun sequence, one region includes:
- the lig4 gene encoding DNA ligase 4 gives MEGTSESHVTSQTSVAAQVPFIDLCTVLEKIQKAKLRPDKAKLLGDFIASWRCFHDALHKDSPSTTDSFYPAMRLIVPPFERERMAYGIKENMLAKLYIEVLGLPKTGPEASKLLNYRAPTTSQAESGDFALTAYFVLKKRCRGQGNLSIQEVNSFLDSVAINNASKQKDLVKKGLLDLITQSSAMEQKWLIRMILKDMKLGISKETVLQVFHPDAPELYNVTTDLDKVCRQLHDPSITLTDVSIGLFSAFKPMLAAVANIRQVEKQMGNQPFYIETKLDGERIQLHKDGIVYKYYTRNSFEYTQQFGASPLEGSLTPYIHNTFKSHVVNCILDGEMMAYNPTTETFMQKGSKFDIKRLVDDSELQTCFCVFDVLLVNDQKFGNEPLKKRYDTLQTVFMPVKGRIQLVPKTEARTMQEVVNALNEAIDNREEGIMVKNPMSIYKPDKRGEGWLKIKPEYVDGLMDELDLLIVGGYWGKGRRSGMLSHFLCAVAETPSPGEKPTVFHTVCRIGSGYTMKELYDLGLKLAKHWKVYRKNDPPPAILCGTEKPEVYIEPRNSVIIQVKAAEIVTSDMYKTNCTLRFPRIERIREDKEWHQCTTLDELSQFRTKASGKLASRHLYVTEDQPDKKKRRLGAKPKKTIDVVDHFRSQDLSAVTKETDMFEDVEFCVMSGSDTHPKAELEKAVVRCGGVVVQNPGKDTYCVIAGVENMRVKNLIGADQYDVVGASWLLECLDRKRVLPWQPRHMIHMSPSTRENFAKEYDRYGDSYFVDTDEQQLRDIFSRVTPVDMKVATLATVEQKYGWDDLPTSMFRSCCAYFDRCADIGDPKSFVQGSCLDTRALEFRFYGGTVVKRLKEGVSHVVVAGEERMPNLRTLRRLFTKKFKIVRETWVTDSIKAGHMLNDNDYLM, from the coding sequence ATGGAGGGAACATCTGAAAGTCATGTCACATCACAAACATCAGTTGCTGCTCAGGTTCCTTTCATTGACCTGTGCACAGTCCTTGAGAAGATCCAGAAAGCGAAACTTCGACCTGATAAAGCCAAACTCTTAGGAGATTTCATTGCTTCATGGAGGTGTTTTCATGATGCCCTTCACAAAGACAGTCCCAGCACTACAGACTCATTCTATCCGGCCATGCGTCTCATTGTCCCTCCATTTGAAAGGGAGAGGATGGCTTATGGTATTAAAGAAAACATGTTAGCCAAACTCTACATTGAGGTTTTGGGCCTCCCAAAAACAGGACCAGAAGCAAGCAAGCTTCTCAATTACAGAGCTCCCACTACATCTCAAGCGGAATCAGGAGACTTTGCCCTTACAGCTTATTTTGTCCTCAAAAAGAGATGCAGAGGCCAGGGGAACCTAAGCATTCAAGAGGTCAACAGCTTCTTAGACTCAGTAGCTATAAATAATGCCAGCAAACAGAAAGACCTCGTGAAGAAAGGTCTTTTAGATCTGATTACTCAGAGTTCAGCAATGGAGCAGAAATGGCTCATTCGTATGATCCTGAAAGACATGAAGCTCGGCATTAGCAAGGAAACGGTGCTCCAGGTGTTCCACCCAGATGCTCCAGAGCTCTACAATGTTACCACAGACTTGGATAAGGTGTGTAGACAGCTACACGACCCCTCCATTACGTTGACCGATGTGTCTATTGGTCTCTTCTCTGCCTTCAAACCCATGCTGGCAGCTGTCGCCAACATCCGCCAAGTGGAGAAACAGATGGGGAACCAGCCCTTCTATATTGAGACCAAACTGGATGGTGAACGCATTCAACTTCACAAGGATGGGATTGTATATAAATACTACACACGCAACTCGTTTGAGTACACTCAGCAGTTCGGGGCCTCGCCACTAGAGGGATCCCTCACGCCGTACATCCACAACACCTTTAAGTCTCACGTGGTCAACTGCATCTTAGATGGGGAGATGATGGCTTACAACCCCACAACAGAGACCTTCATGCAAAAAGGCAGCAAATTTGATATTAAGAGGCTTGTGGACGACTCTGAGTTGCagacatgtttttgtgtgtttgacgTCCTGCTTGTCAATGACCAGAAGTTTGGAAACGAGCCGCTCAAGAAGCGTTACGACACCCTCCAGACTGTCTTCATGCCTGTCAAGGGCCGGATCCAGCTGGTGCCTAAAACCGAAGCCAGAACCATGCAGGAAGTTGTAAATGCCCTCAACGAAGCCATCGACAACCGGGAAGAGGGGATCATGGTAAAAAACCCCATGTCCATCTACAAGCCAGATAAACGTGGAGAAGGCTGGCTGAAGATCAAACCTGAGTATGTGGATGGTCTGATGGATGAACTGGACCTGCTCATAGTAGGAGGCTACTGGGGCAAAGGCAGGCGGAGTGGGATGTTGTCCCACTTCCTCTGTGCTGTTGCAGAAACTCCCAGTCCTGGAGAGAAGCCCACGGTGTTCCATACAGTGTGTCGCATCGGATCGGGCTACACCATGAAGGAGCTTTATGACCTTGGCTTGAAACTGGCCAAACACTGGAAGGTTTACCGCAAAAACGACCCTCCTCCAGCCATTTTGTGCGGAACCGAGAAGCCGGAGGTTTACATTGAGCCACGGAACTCCGTGATCATCCAGGTCAAAGCAGCGGAGATTGTAACCAGCGACATGTATAAAACTAACTGCACGTTGCGTTTTCCCAGGATTGAGAGGATCAGAGAAGACAAAGAATGGCATCAGTGCACGACCTTAGATGAGCTAAGTCAATTCCGCACGAAAGCCTCCGGGAAACTGGCATCCAGACACCTGTACGTTACGGAAGACCAGCCGGACAAAAAGAAGCGCAGGCTTGGGGCCAAGCCCAAAAAGACCATTGATGTTGTCGACCACTTCAGGTCTCAAGACCTGTCCGCAGTTACCAAAGAAACTGACATGTTTGAAGATGTAGAATTCTGCGTGATGAGCGGAAGTGACACGCATCCCAAGGCGGAGCTTGAGAAGGCCGTGGTGCGCTGTGGCGGCGTCGTGGTCCAGAACCCTGGGAAGGACACGTACTGCGTGATTGCTGGGGTGGAGAACATGAGGGTGAAAAACCTCATTGGTGCAGACCAGTATGATGTGGTTGGGGCCTCCTGGCTGCTGGAATGTTTGGACAGGAAAAGGGTGCTGCCATGGCAGCCACGTCACATGATCCACATGTCCCCTTCTACAAGGGAGAACTTTGCCAAAGAGTATGACCGCTATGGAGACAGTTACTTTGTCGACACAGACGAGCAGCAGCTGCGGGACATCTTCAGCAGGGTCACACCTGTGGACATGAAGGTGGCCACCTTGGCTACAGTAGAACAGAAGTATGGCTGGGACGATTTGCCCACCAGCATGTTTAGATCCTGTTGTGCTTACTTTGACCGGTGTGCTGATATCGGAGACCCAAAAAGCTTCGTCCAGGGGTCGTGCTTGGACACTCGGGCTCTGGAGTTCCGCTTTTACGGAGGCACCGTGGTGAAGAGACTTAAAGAAGGCGTCTCCCATGTTGTGGTGGCAGGGGAGGAGAGAATGCCGAACTTGAGGACATTGAGGCGTCTCTTTACAAAGAAGTTCAAGATTGTTAGAGAAACATGGGTTACTGATTCTATCAAGGCAGGACACATGCTGAATGACAATGACTACCTCATGTAA